The window CGGTTCAGCACTTTCACCTGAGGCAGGGTCATTTCCTCCAGCAGGTTCTCCGCCAGTTCAGGACCGTTTACCCCCATAGCCAGCAGTTCAGAGACCGCCGCCATCACTTTGGGTGAGGTATTGGTATAACGGAATCCGCCGGTATCTGTCAGCAGTCCCGTATAAAGCGCCGTGGCAATATCGAGGTTCCATTCCACCTGAAACGTCTTCAGCAGGTCGAACAAAATTTCCGCAGTCGCAGCAGCATCCGGCTTAATGAGCGTCACGAAACCATAACCGTTATTGGTAGGATGATGGTCAATATTCACGATGAGCGCATCACTGGCAAAATAGCGCTGGGTCAGCCCCACACGCTGAAAATCAGCACAGTCGACGCAAATTACATTGCTGTATTGGCGCTGCAGCTCACCTTCCGCCAAATTGACAATTTCACCGGCATGCCATAAGTATTCCATCCGCTGCGGAATCGGACCTTCATTCAGCATAGTATATTTTTTGCCCAGACATGAGAGAAGCCAGCCCACCGCGAGGGTGGAGCTGACTGCATCTCCGTCCGGCTGAACATGCGACACTACAAGATAATCGTCGTGTTCCAGCAGAAACTTACGGGTCTGCTGGAGACTTTGTTCATAGCTCTGCATTCGCCGTCTCCTTTATGTTTCCTAGCTTTCTTCGTGCTTGATCTCGCCGAGCAGCTTCTCAATATGACTTCCGTATGCAACGGATTCATCAATTTTGAAGATCAGCTCAGGCGTATGACGCAGGCGGATCGCCTTGCCAAGCTCAGAGCGGAGAAAGCCGTTAGCTTTCTCAATCGCTTTGAGTGAGCCTGACTGCTGCTCCGCATCCCCGAACACGCTCAGGTATACTTTGGCCTGAGATAGGTCGTTCGTCACGTCTACCCCGGTTACGGTAACGAAACCAATGCGCGGGTCTTTCAGTCCGCTTTGGATAAGCTGGCTCAGCTCTTTCTTAATCTGCTCGCCAACCCGTCCGGCTCTGATTTTAGACATCTGTATTCACCTCTTTGCTTAGCGCTCAACCTTTTCCATGATGAACGCTTCGATGATGTCGCCCTCTTGGACGTCATTATAGCGTTCCAAAGTTATGCCGCATTCATAACCCTGCGCCACTTCTTTGGCATCGTCTTTAAAGCGCTTCAAGGTGTCGATCTTACCTTCGAACACGACGATTCCGCCGCGGATCAGGCGCATTTCGGCATTGCGGGTGATTTTGCCGTCTGTAACCATACAGCCTGCAACGCTACCCACTTTGCTGATTTTGAAGACGTTACGAACTTCGGCATGCCCAATAACGTTTTCTTTGAAGATTGGATCTAGCATGCCCTTCATGGCACTTTCAATCTCTTCAATGACGTTATAAATGATGTTGTGCAGACGTACATCTACTTTTTCTTGTTCTGCAGCGGCTTTAGTCTGGGCGTCCGGACGAACGTTAAAGCCGATTACGATCGCATTTGATGCTGCCGCGAGTGTAATATCGGATTCCGTAATCGCACCGGCACCGCTGTGGATAATCTTCACGCGTACGCCTTCGACTTCGATTTTGGCCAACGAGCCTTTAAGCGCTTCGACCGAACCCTGTACGTCACCTTTGATGATAACGTTCAGATCTTTGATCTCGCCGTCTTTGATGTGCTTGAACAAGTCATCCAAAGTTACACGGGTATTTGTATTCAGCTCGGATTGACGCTGTGACGTCGAACGTCTGTCAGCGATCGCACGGGCTTTACGCTCATCTTCGAAGGCCATGAACGGATCGCCCGCCTGCGGCACTTCAGTCAAACCGGTAATTTCCACTGGTGTGGAAGGTCCGGCTTCCTTGATTTTGCGTCCCTTGTCATTGACCATGGCGCGTACGCGTCCGAAGCAGTTACCTGCGACAAAAGCATCTCCGACTTTCAGGGTACCGTTCTGTACGAGAATACGGGCAACTGGCCCGCGGTTCTTATCAAGCTCAGCTTCAATCACGGTACCGCGTGCCCGTTTGTCCGGGTTCGCTTTGTACTCATTAACTTCAGCCACGAGCAGAATCATTTCCAGCAGTTCTTCCAGGTTAATACGCTGTTTAGCGGACAGGTTGACGAAAATGGTGTCGCCGCCCCACTCTTCCGGAACCAGCTCATAGTTGGTAAGCTCCTGCTTCACACGGTCTGGATCTGCGCCCGGCTTGTCGATTTTGTTGACTGCAACAATGATCGGAAGTCCGGCAGCCTTCGCATGGTTGATCGCTTCCACCGTCTGCGGCATAACACCGTCATCGGCAGCTACGACGATAATCGTCATATCTGTAACTTGGGCACCACGGGCACGCATCGCGGTAAACGCTTCGTGACCCGGTGTATCCAGGAACGTAATTTTCTTGTGGTTGATTTCGACTTGATAAGCACCAATATGCTGAGTGATCCCGCCGGCTTCGCCGCCGGTTACGTTCGTCGAACGAATCGCATCGAGCAATGTTGTTTTACCATGGTCAACGTGACCCATGATCGTGACAACCGGTGGACGGGTCATCAGATCCTCTTCGGAATCATTCTCTTCCACGGTTTCGAAGCTGTCTTCATCGACTGGAATCTTCACTTCTACTTCTACCCCGAATTCACCGGAGAGCAGCAGAATGGTGTCGATGTCAAGCTCCTGGTTAATGGTGGCCATAACACCCATCAGGATCAGCTTCTTGATAACTTCCGAAGCATCCTTATGCAGCAATTTGGCTGTTTCGCCAACTGTCATGCTGCCGCGGACAATGATCTTTTTCGGTGTGTTGTCGATCTTCTCACGGTGAACCATTGGCTGGTTTCTGCCGCCACGGTTGTTCTTGCCGCCACGGCCGCGGAAATTCCCGCCCTTACCGTCTTCAAACCGTTTTTGGCTGCCGTTGTTGTTCGGTCTGCCGCCGGTAGTGTTCTTCTTGGGACCTCTGTCTCCGCCACGGGAGAAGTCTCCGCCGCCGCCTTGACCTTGTGGACGGCTGTCTGTACGCGGAGCGCTTGAGCCTTGTGGACGGTCACCAGTACGTGGTGCACTGCCTTGACCTTGCGGACGGTTGCCGCCGGTGGAGCTGCCTTGCGGACGGTTGCCGCCGGTGGAGCTGCCTTGCGGACGGCTGCCGCCGGTGGAGCTGCCTTGCGGACGGCTGCCGCCGGTGGAGCTACCCTGCGGGCGGTTGCCGCCGGTGGAGCTGCCCTGCGGACGGTTGCCGCCAGTGGAGCTGCCCTGCGGGCGGTTGCCGCCAGTGGAGCTGCCCTGCGGCCGGTTGCCGCCGGTGGAGCTGCCCTGCGGGCGGGAATTCTGTGTGGAGCCTGTTGTAGTTCTGCGGGAATCTTGTCCGCTTTGGGGCCTTGGGGACGTCGTCGATTGGTTGTTGTTTTGGTTACTGTTCATACCTACCTGCTTTTCCGGTTGATTTTTGTTGGCATTCTGAGCACTCTGCGGTTCGGCTGTTACCGTTCCGGTAGTTACCGGACGGCTGCTGGTGCCGGTGTCACGCTTGGCTGCAGCGTTTGATTTGATATCCTTAAAGAATTGCTCCACTTTCGTTACCGAGCTATTCTCCATCACACTCATATGATTATTCACAGGAACATTCAAACGCTTCAGAATTGTAATGATTTCTTTACTGCTCATGTTCAGAGATTTCGCGTATTCATACACGCGCAGTTTATCCTTATTGTCTTCTTTAGTCAATAACTCCACCTCCGACAGTATCTCCAAGCGTTCTGGAGATCATTTCCGCGAATCCTTTATCCGTAACGGCCAGCACTACGCGCTGGTCTTTACCAATACTTGCACCGAGTTCATCCCGGTGAAATGCGATTACTAGTGGAATATCGTAGGTCCCGCATTTATCACGGAACTTTTTTTGGGTATTATCTGAAGCGTCACCTGCAAGGACGACCAGCTTCGCCTCCGATGACCGTACTGCCTTGAGTACAGCCTCGTCGCCGGTGACAATCTTGCCTGCTCTCATGGCAAGCCCTAAATAAGAAAGTGTCTTACTCATTGTCCTCACTATCCTTTGCTGCTAAAAACTCTTCTTCCACGGATGCAAAATCCCTGGCTAGCTGAGCATAGATTTCAGGACTCACTTGACATTTTAATGCACGGTCAAGCGCTTTGTTCTTTTGTGCCAGTTTAAAGCATTCCAGTTTACCGCAGATGTAAGCACCCCGGCCTGACTTCTTGCCTGTCAGATCGATCAGCACTTCGCCCTCAGGGGTGCGAACCACGCGAATCAGCTCTTTTTTGGGCATCATCTCCTGGCTGGCCACACATTTGCGCAGCGGTACCTTTTTTTGCTTCATCCTAATCGCCTCCCGTCAGTCAGCAGCTTAATTAATCAATGGAGACGGAATCCTGATGCATTTCATCGCTAATTGTTTTCGGTCTGCCGTATTCCTGCTCCGCTTGAGTTTCGCTCTTGATATCAATTTTCCAGCCGGTAAGTTTGGCCGCAAGGCGGGCATTTTGCCCCTTGATGCCGATTGCCAGTGACAATTGATAGTCAGGAACGATGACACGGGCCATTTTCTCAGCTTCAAAGACTTGAACCTCAAGCACTTTGGACGGGCTGAGTGCATTAGCCACATATTCCTGCACCGCATCAGAATAACGCACAATATCAATTTTCTCGCCGCGAAGCTCTGTAACGATGGTCTGTACGCGTGTACCTCTTGGGCCAACGCAGGAGCCGACCGGATCCACCTCTTCGTTACGCGAGAATACAGCGATCTTCGAACGGAAGCCTGCTTCGCGCGCCACCGAACGAATCTCAACAACGCCGTCAAAAATCTCAGGAACCTCCAGCTCGAACAGACGCTTCAGCAAACCCGGATGACTGCGGGACAGCATAATTTGCGGCCCTTTGGTCGTATTCTCCACTTTGGTGATATATGCCTTGATCCGCTCGCTCTGCTTGAACTTCTCACCCGGCATCAGCTCGCTCAGCGGCAGAACCGCTTCGATTTTGCCAAGATCGACATAAATGTTCCGCATATCCTGACGCTGTACAAGGCCGGTAACAATATCATCTTCCTTGTCAATAAAAGCGTTATAGATAAGGCCCCGCTCTGCTTCACGAATACGCTGGGTTACGACCTGCTTGGCGGTTTGCGCCGCAATCCGGCCGAAATCACGCGGTGTTACTTCAAGCTCGGCAACATCTTCCAGCTGGAAATGCGGGTTGATCTCTCTTGCTGCCGGCAGGGAAATTTCGGTCCGGGTATCCAGAACCTCCTCGACAACCAGCTTACGGGCGAATACTTTGATTACGCCTGTGTTGCGGTTCATGTCCACACGCACGTTCTGCGCCGCATTGAAGTTGCGTTTATAGCTGGAGATCAGCGCAGCTTCGATGGCTTCAAACAGCACATCTTTGCTGATGCCTTTCTCCCTTTCCAGTTCATTCATAGCTTCGATAAAATCCATACTCATGAAATTCCGGTCCCCCTTTCAAGACGTTAAAAAATAATGGCCAATCTCGCGCTGGCGACTTTGGCATACGGCACTACATGTTCTTTTTTGCCCGCGGAGATGAGCAGTTCCTCGTTCTCGAACGAGAGCAAACGACCTTCGAATTCTTTGAGGCCTTGAATCGGCTCATAAACCGTTACATATACGTCCTTGCCTACCGCTTTGGCGACATCTGCCGCTTTCTTGAGCGGGCGTTCTGCGCCAGGAGAAGAAACCTCCAGGAAATAGGCTTCAGGGATAGGATCATTCTCATCCAGCTTTGAACTGAAATATTCGCTAATGGCACCGCAGTCATCAATATCAATGCCGCCTTCTTTGTCTACGAATATGCGCAAAAACCAGTTGGAGCCTTCCTTCACGTATTCAACGTCCACCAGTTCGAAACCATTGTCCTCGAGATAGGACCCGAGCATCTGCTCTACCGTTTGTTTAATTTTGGATTTGGGTGTGCTCAAAAGAAAATTACCTCCACGAACTTGTCTTTTGCTATATACCAAAGATAAAGAGTGGGTTTCCCCACTCTTTACACAACGGACTTATCTCATTATTACCAAAAAAATTATACCATAGTGCATCTGCACTGACAAGTGCTAGCCCTTGACTCCCCATTTGGAGAGGCTGTCCAGGCGGTTCAACTCTAATATGTGGGGCTGTTAAAACAGGGAAAGCTGATTGCTCTCCGGTAGTCCCCGGAAGCAGCCCATGCCGGTCAGCAGCTCAATCACAGTCTTGCTCGCTTTGGATTTCTGCTGGAAATCCTCAATCGACAGGAACTCTCCCGCATCCTTAGCGGCAGCAATATTAATGGCGGCATTATCACCGATTCCCGCAAGCGAGGAAAACGGCGGAATCAGGCTGGTGCCGTCAACGGTAAACTTCGTGGCATCGGAATGGTACAGATCAATATTTTTAAAGGTAAAGCCGCGTGCGGTCATCTCCAGCGCCATTTCAAGGACAGGAAGCATCGCTTTTTCCTTAGGCAGAGCCTGGAAGCCCTTACCTTCAATCTCCACGATCTGACGGTTGATCGCTTCGTACCCCTTACAGCAGAGTTCAATATCAAAATCGGCTGCACGGACCGTGAAGTAGGTCGCATAGTATTCAATTGGATGATAAAGCTTGAAATAGGCGGTCCGTACCGCAGAAATAACATACGCTGCGGCGTGGGCCTTCGGGAACATGTACTGGATCTTCAGGCAGGAGTCAATGTACCACTGCGGTACCTTACACTTCTTCATCTCCTCAATCCATTCCGCGGACAAGCCTTTACCCTTACGCACACTCTCTGTAATTTTGAAGGCAAGCCCCGCATCCATCCCCGCTTTGTAGATCAGGAACAGCATGATATCATCACGGCAACCAATTACGGTCTTGATGTTACAAGTGTTATTCTTGATCAGCTCCTGGGCATTACCAAGCCATACTCCGGTTCCGTGAGACAATCCCGAGATCTGAAGTAAGTCGGCAAAGCTGGACGGCTTTGACTCTACGAGCATCTGGCGGACAAACTTGGTCCCCATTTCCGGTACCCCATAGGTTGCTACAGGCGTCCGGATCTGATCCGGGCGGACCCCAAGCGCATCGGTGGAATTGAACATGCTCATTACCTTCGGATCGTTCATCGGTATGGTTGTCGGATCCACACCGGTCAGATCCTGCAGCATCCGCATCATGGTCGGATCATCATGACCCAGAATATCCAGCTTAAGCAGGTTGGCATCAAAGGCATGATAGTCAAAGTGTGTTGTCTTCCATTCTGCTGTGACATCATCCGCCGGGAACTGAACCGGGGTAATATCTTCAATCTCCATATAATCCGGCAGAACAACGATACCGCCCGGATGCTGGCCGGTACTGCGCTTAACGCCTGTGCACCCGGCTGCCAGACGTCCTACCTCGGCTCCGCGCCAGCGTTTCTGGTGGTGCTCTTCATATTTCTTGGTGAACCCGAAGGCCGTCTTCTCTGCCACAGTACCGATGGTTCCTGCACGGAATACATTATCCGGCCCAAACATCGTTTTGGTAAAGTTATGGGCATTCGGCTGGTATTCCCCGGAAAAGTTAAGGTCGATATCGGGAACCTTATCCCCTTTAAAGCCCAGGAAGGTCTCGAAGGGAATATCCTGCCCTTCCCCCTTCAGATTGCCGCCGCAGTTCGGACAGGCTTTGTCCGGCAGGTCAAACCCGCTCGGCACACTGCCGTCGAGAAACCACTCACTATGGCGGCATTCCGGATTGGTACAAATATAATGAGCCGGCAGCGGATTAACCTCAGAAATCCCGAGAAAGGTCGCTACGACTGACGAACCTACTGAACCACGTGATCCTACCAGATATCCGTCCTGGTTCGACTTCTTAACCAGACGTTCAGAGATCAGATAGTTGGCGGAGAAGCCGTATTTAATGATTGGTGCGAGTTCCTTCTCCAGACGGGCCACGACAACCTCCGGTAATTCCTCCCCGTAGATCGACTTGGCGGTGTTGTAGCAGGTGTTGCGGATTTCATCGTCTGCGCCTTCAATAATTGGTGTAAACAGCTGATCAGGAAACAGTTCGTATTCCTCAAAGCGGTCAGCCAGTTCAACCGTGTTCGTGACAACGACCTCCATCGCTTTTTCCGCGCCCAGGAATTCGAATTCGGCAAGCATTTCATCCGTGGTCCGGAAATGGGCATCCGGCTTGCGCTGGTCCTTCAGCGGGCTGAAGCCGGTGATCCCGTGAATTGTAATGTCGCGGAACAGCTTGTCCCTCGGCTCCAGATAATGCACATTGCCTGTCGCGATGACCGGCTTGTTCATCTGCTCGCCGATTTCACAAATCTTGCGTACCACATTGCGCAAGTCCTCGGCGCTGGCCACAAACCCTTTATCTACCAGATGCATGTACATCGTCAGCGGCTGAATCTCCAGGATATCATAAAACTGGGCAACCTCTATAGCTTCCTCAACCGTCTTGTTGAGCACTGCTTCAAAAAATTCGCCTCGTTCACATCCGGAAATCACGATCAGTCCGTCACGGTGCTCTTCAAGCTTGGATTTAGGGATACAGGGCACTCTTTTATAATATTCTGTATGCGACATCGAGATGAGCTTGTACAGATTCTTTTTACCGACTGGATTCAACGCATAAATTCCGCAGTGAAACGGCCGGACGTTCGACAGATCATTGCCTACATAGTCATTTAGCCGTTCCAGCCGGGTTAGCCCCTTCAGCTTCTCGGCATCGGCCAGCAGGCCGTTCAGAATGCCCCCCAGAGCCACTGTATCATCTACCGCACGGTGATGACTCTCCAGCAGGACTTTATATTTGTCGGCGAGTGTGTTCAGCCGGTGATTCTTCATGCTCGGGTAGAGCAAACGTGCCAGCTCCAGCGTATCGAGTGAAGGATTCGGCAGCTCAGGTTGTCCCAGCTTACGCAGGGAAGCCTGTATAAAGCCCATATCGAACCGGGCATTATGGGCAACCAGAATGCTGTCACCGACAAAATCAACGAATTCTTTGAGCACCGGTTCCAGATCAGGAGCATCCTTGACCATCTCATCCGTGATATTGGTCAATTGCTGGATATGGTACGGGATTTTTTCGTGCGGATTGACAAAGGTCGTATAGCGGTCAAGCTCCTTGCCCTCGCACATTTTGATGGCTGCAAGCTCCGTAATATTGTTGCGGGTGATCGACAAACCGGTGGTCTCGATATCAAACACGACATAGGTAGCAGTCTTAAGATCCATCGGCTGAGCATTCTCCACTATGTTTACCGCATCATTTACGACGTTGGCTTCGACACCATAAATCATTTTGATCTTATTCTTGTGTGCAGCATGGTTCGCATCCGGGAAGCTCTGTACGTTGCCGTGATCGGACACGGCAATCGCCGGATGGCCCCATTTTGCGGCTGTTTTGACATATGCGGTTATGGGCGCCACGGCATCCATCGTACTCATTGTCGTGTGCAGATGAAATTCAACCCGTTTTTGCTTCGCGGTATCTTTGCGGGCCGGAGGTGCGTTTACTTCTGATAAATCCGAAGGAATCATCACCAGCTCGGGAATCTGCATAAAGCGGTCATATTCCACCTTGCCCCGGGCTCTAACCCATTTACCGTTGGCAAGCTGCCCCATGATCTTCAAATCTTCTTTCGTTTTCGCGAACATCTTAATCTGCAAGGAGTCAGTGAAGTCTGTGATGCAGAAGGTGAACAATGTATTGCCGTTGCGCAATTCCTTGCTTTCGAGTCCGAAGATTGTGCCCTGAATCGTAATCTTTTTCTCTTCATCCTGAATTTCCAGAATCGGCACAGCCTGCTCCTTGATCTCATATCCGATCTGAAGCTTTATGACTTCATTCGGATCGCTCTCATCCTCAGGTTCCTCCGGTTCACTGGCCATCATCATCATTTCAACCAGCTCACGCTGCTCCTGCTGCAGCTTCTGCTGGAATTCTTCAAAGGCATCTGCTTTGCTGCTCTCATCCTGAGCAATCTGAAGTTTGACCTTCAGTGAAAGCGCAAAATACTTATCGTAAAATTTAACAATTGCGCCTTCAATTCCTTTTTTACGGGCCAGCTCCAGTGACATCGTGTCACTCAGGCTAAGCACAAGTGTATTGTCTTGAAGCTCTTGCGTAGAGCGTGTAAGCCAGCCGTTCACTGAAGGAATCTCCCGCTGTGCCCACTCCAGAAACAATCCCCAATATTCCTGTACAAGCTCCTGCCTGCCGACGGTTTGTTCATCATATAGGAACAGGAAGCTGACCTTGGCAATATGCTGCAGCTTCTCACGCATTCTCACACAAAATGCCCGGTATGTCTGTGCCGGAACAAGACTTTCTTTGGCAATGACAATGTGCCAGTCTTTATTTCCGCGGCTAATCTCTACACGTTCGATCTGTCCATCCAAAAAATAGGGATCAATCAACGCTGGCGGAATTTCCCCCTGCTTCATCAGGAGCTCGAACCTTCTTCTTCTCTCCGCATTCTGTTCCATGCTTTCCCCACCTAACTTACGTAAGAGTTAATCTCGTAGGCTTGCCTGCTTGAATTGTAAAAAGCTTCCGGGTCGAAAAAGCATTGGGTTCTTTCGGCCCGCCGACTCCTCTCGCCAGAAGCTACATTCACATACTCACTATTATAATAGGTTCGAGCCTAGTACGCCTTGGCAAAAACAACCGTATGCTGGGCAGGCTTGCCGCAGCAGATGCAGGTCGTCTTCTGCTCAGCCGGATTAAACGGAATATTGCGGCTGCCCGCTCCCGTCTCTTCTTTTACTTTATCTTCGCACTCTTCGGTTCCGCACCAGCCTGCCAGGGCAAAGCCGCGTTTCTCCTCCATCGATGCTTTCATTTCATCCAGCGAATCTACCGAATAGAAGTGGTCTTCACGGAACTTCAGCGCACGCTCAAACATTTCGTTATGAACCTGCTCGAGCATTGCCTGGATCTCTTCCACAAGATTGTCCTGCTGGACGATCTTCTTCTCCCCGGTAATACGGGATACCAGTACGCATACACCGTTCTCCATGTCACGCGGGCCGAGTTCCAGACGGACAGGCACACCGCGCATTTCATATTCGTTAAACTTCCAGCCTGGAGTAACATCGGCACGATCATCCACACGTACACGCACTCCGGCGTCCTTAAGCTGCTTAAACAGCTCGTCTGTCCGTCCGATAACCGCTTCACGGGTCTTTGGAGGTCCGATCGGAATCATGATGACCTGAGTCGGAGCTACTTTTGGCGGCAGAGCCAACCCGCGGTCATCCCCGTGCACCATGATCAGCGAACCGATCAGGCGTGTCGTTGAGCCCCAGGAAGTCGTATGGACATATTCCAGGGAATTCTCACGGCTTAAATATTGAATGTCAAAAGCGGTCGCAAACTTCGTTCCCAAATAATGAGAAGTCGCTGCTTGTACGGCCCGTCCATCCTTCATCATTGCTTCAATAGAGTAGGTATCGACAGCTCCGGCAAAACGCTCAGAAGGTGTCTTCTGGCCGGTAACAACCGGAATCGCCAAATAGCTCTCCACAAAATCACGATAGTTTTCCAGCATCCGCATGGTCTCTTCACGAGCCTCAGTTTCGGTCTCATGCGCCGTGTGGCCTTCCTGCCAGAGGAATTCCGTCGTCCGGATAAACGGCAATGTGCGTTTTTCCCAGCGGACCACATTGGCCCATTGGTTGATCAGCACCGGAAGGTCGCGGTAGGATTGAATCCATTTGGAGTACATGTGGCCGAACATGGTCTCCGAAGTCGGACGGATCGCCAGACGTTCTTCCAGCACATCGCCGCCTGCTTCAGTTACCCATGGAAGCTCCGGATTAAAGCCCTCGATATGATCCTTCTCTTTCTGGAAAAAGCTCTCCGGAATGAACACCGGGAAATAGGCATTGCGGTGGCCGGTAGCCTTAAGGCGGCGGTTCATTTCCTCCTGGATGTGCTCCCAGATTTCGTAGCCTTCCGGTTTGAAGACGATACAGCCGCGG of the Paenibacillus pedocola genome contains:
- a CDS encoding YlxQ family RNA-binding protein, whose translation is MSKTLSYLGLAMRAGKIVTGDEAVLKAVRSSEAKLVVLAGDASDNTQKKFRDKCGTYDIPLVIAFHRDELGASIGKDQRVVLAVTDKGFAEMISRTLGDTVGGGVID
- the rbfA gene encoding 30S ribosome-binding factor RbfA, with product MSKIRAGRVGEQIKKELSQLIQSGLKDPRIGFVTVTGVDVTNDLSQAKVYLSVFGDAEQQSGSLKAIEKANGFLRSELGKAIRLRHTPELIFKIDESVAYGSHIEKLLGEIKHEES
- the rimP gene encoding ribosome maturation factor RimP; the encoded protein is MSTPKSKIKQTVEQMLGSYLEDNGFELVDVEYVKEGSNWFLRIFVDKEGGIDIDDCGAISEYFSSKLDENDPIPEAYFLEVSSPGAERPLKKAADVAKAVGKDVYVTVYEPIQGLKEFEGRLLSFENEELLISAGKKEHVVPYAKVASARLAIIF
- a CDS encoding PolC-type DNA polymerase III; the protein is MEQNAERRRRFELLMKQGEIPPALIDPYFLDGQIERVEISRGNKDWHIVIAKESLVPAQTYRAFCVRMREKLQHIAKVSFLFLYDEQTVGRQELVQEYWGLFLEWAQREIPSVNGWLTRSTQELQDNTLVLSLSDTMSLELARKKGIEGAIVKFYDKYFALSLKVKLQIAQDESSKADAFEEFQQKLQQEQRELVEMMMMASEPEEPEDESDPNEVIKLQIGYEIKEQAVPILEIQDEEKKITIQGTIFGLESKELRNGNTLFTFCITDFTDSLQIKMFAKTKEDLKIMGQLANGKWVRARGKVEYDRFMQIPELVMIPSDLSEVNAPPARKDTAKQKRVEFHLHTTMSTMDAVAPITAYVKTAAKWGHPAIAVSDHGNVQSFPDANHAAHKNKIKMIYGVEANVVNDAVNIVENAQPMDLKTATYVVFDIETTGLSITRNNITELAAIKMCEGKELDRYTTFVNPHEKIPYHIQQLTNITDEMVKDAPDLEPVLKEFVDFVGDSILVAHNARFDMGFIQASLRKLGQPELPNPSLDTLELARLLYPSMKNHRLNTLADKYKVLLESHHRAVDDTVALGGILNGLLADAEKLKGLTRLERLNDYVGNDLSNVRPFHCGIYALNPVGKKNLYKLISMSHTEYYKRVPCIPKSKLEEHRDGLIVISGCERGEFFEAVLNKTVEEAIEVAQFYDILEIQPLTMYMHLVDKGFVASAEDLRNVVRKICEIGEQMNKPVIATGNVHYLEPRDKLFRDITIHGITGFSPLKDQRKPDAHFRTTDEMLAEFEFLGAEKAMEVVVTNTVELADRFEEYELFPDQLFTPIIEGADDEIRNTCYNTAKSIYGEELPEVVVARLEKELAPIIKYGFSANYLISERLVKKSNQDGYLVGSRGSVGSSVVATFLGISEVNPLPAHYICTNPECRHSEWFLDGSVPSGFDLPDKACPNCGGNLKGEGQDIPFETFLGFKGDKVPDIDLNFSGEYQPNAHNFTKTMFGPDNVFRAGTIGTVAEKTAFGFTKKYEEHHQKRWRGAEVGRLAAGCTGVKRSTGQHPGGIVVLPDYMEIEDITPVQFPADDVTAEWKTTHFDYHAFDANLLKLDILGHDDPTMMRMLQDLTGVDPTTIPMNDPKVMSMFNSTDALGVRPDQIRTPVATYGVPEMGTKFVRQMLVESKPSSFADLLQISGLSHGTGVWLGNAQELIKNNTCNIKTVIGCRDDIMLFLIYKAGMDAGLAFKITESVRKGKGLSAEWIEEMKKCKVPQWYIDSCLKIQYMFPKAHAAAYVISAVRTAYFKLYHPIEYYATYFTVRAADFDIELCCKGYEAINRQIVEIEGKGFQALPKEKAMLPVLEMALEMTARGFTFKNIDLYHSDATKFTVDGTSLIPPFSSLAGIGDNAAINIAAAKDAGEFLSIEDFQQKSKASKTVIELLTGMGCFRGLPESNQLSLF
- a CDS encoding DHH family phosphoesterase → MQSYEQSLQQTRKFLLEHDDYLVVSHVQPDGDAVSSTLAVGWLLSCLGKKYTMLNEGPIPQRMEYLWHAGEIVNLAEGELQRQYSNVICVDCADFQRVGLTQRYFASDALIVNIDHHPTNNGYGFVTLIKPDAAATAEILFDLLKTFQVEWNLDIATALYTGLLTDTGGFRYTNTSPKVMAAVSELLAMGVNGPELAENLLEEMTLPQVKVLNRALNTLQLSPEGDIAWVHVTPQDMLDCGAANEDLEGIVNYPRNIRGVEVGILFKVINEYAVKVSLRSAGKVDVAALAQVFGGGGHTRAAGARLDATLEQAIPLVLEEVRRHL
- the infB gene encoding translation initiation factor IF-2, which encodes MTKEDNKDKLRVYEYAKSLNMSSKEIITILKRLNVPVNNHMSVMENSSVTKVEQFFKDIKSNAAAKRDTGTSSRPVTTGTVTAEPQSAQNANKNQPEKQVGMNSNQNNNQSTTSPRPQSGQDSRRTTTGSTQNSRPQGSSTGGNRPQGSSTGGNRPQGSSTGGNRPQGSSTGGNRPQGSSTGGSRPQGSSTGGSRPQGSSTGGNRPQGSSTGGNRPQGQGSAPRTGDRPQGSSAPRTDSRPQGQGGGGDFSRGGDRGPKKNTTGGRPNNNGSQKRFEDGKGGNFRGRGGKNNRGGRNQPMVHREKIDNTPKKIIVRGSMTVGETAKLLHKDASEVIKKLILMGVMATINQELDIDTILLLSGEFGVEVEVKIPVDEDSFETVEENDSEEDLMTRPPVVTIMGHVDHGKTTLLDAIRSTNVTGGEAGGITQHIGAYQVEINHKKITFLDTPGHEAFTAMRARGAQVTDMTIIVVAADDGVMPQTVEAINHAKAAGLPIIVAVNKIDKPGADPDRVKQELTNYELVPEEWGGDTIFVNLSAKQRINLEELLEMILLVAEVNEYKANPDKRARGTVIEAELDKNRGPVARILVQNGTLKVGDAFVAGNCFGRVRAMVNDKGRKIKEAGPSTPVEITGLTEVPQAGDPFMAFEDERKARAIADRRSTSQRQSELNTNTRVTLDDLFKHIKDGEIKDLNVIIKGDVQGSVEALKGSLAKIEVEGVRVKIIHSGAGAITESDITLAAASNAIVIGFNVRPDAQTKAAAEQEKVDVRLHNIIYNVIEEIESAMKGMLDPIFKENVIGHAEVRNVFKISKVGSVAGCMVTDGKITRNAEMRLIRGGIVVFEGKIDTLKRFKDDAKEVAQGYECGITLERYNDVQEGDIIEAFIMEKVER
- the rnpM gene encoding RNase P modulator RnpM encodes the protein MKQKKVPLRKCVASQEMMPKKELIRVVRTPEGEVLIDLTGKKSGRGAYICGKLECFKLAQKNKALDRALKCQVSPEIYAQLARDFASVEEEFLAAKDSEDNE
- the nusA gene encoding transcription termination factor NusA, producing MSMDFIEAMNELEREKGISKDVLFEAIEAALISSYKRNFNAAQNVRVDMNRNTGVIKVFARKLVVEEVLDTRTEISLPAAREINPHFQLEDVAELEVTPRDFGRIAAQTAKQVVTQRIREAERGLIYNAFIDKEDDIVTGLVQRQDMRNIYVDLGKIEAVLPLSELMPGEKFKQSERIKAYITKVENTTKGPQIMLSRSHPGLLKRLFELEVPEIFDGVVEIRSVAREAGFRSKIAVFSRNEEVDPVGSCVGPRGTRVQTIVTELRGEKIDIVRYSDAVQEYVANALSPSKVLEVQVFEAEKMARVIVPDYQLSLAIGIKGQNARLAAKLTGWKIDIKSETQAEQEYGRPKTISDEMHQDSVSID